One Mobula hypostoma chromosome 5, sMobHyp1.1, whole genome shotgun sequence DNA segment encodes these proteins:
- the lrp2bp gene encoding LRP2-binding protein isoform X1, translated as MENKSKNHPLLQSLNRNKLTCEPLPQKQKRKCLTLQERGIKNNAAQSLVSNFKHITEVRKADAFLRKRIRDGDLQANFLLGQLYFEEGCYETALEEFNKIKDKDFQALYQLGVMYYDGLGTKEEPSLGVEYMNRIVNTDDLQASHLKFAAYYNLGIASFEGFGIQQSDSEAERLWLLAADDGNPKASVKAQSTLGMFYSRPESQNLPKAFFWHSEACGNGSLESQGALGLMYLTGQGIHKDVQSACECLKEASSRGNVYAQGHLAAYLYSRKMYNSAAELAYRVAQYDNIPLIAKETDCLPSYIAKGIAIAAFYYGRCLQLGLGTKQDQTEARKYFSKAINMDHDMATDLHFQVIMERL; from the exons ATGGAAAACAAAAGCAAGAACCATCCTCT TTTGCAGTCTTTAAATCGAAACAAGTTAACATGTGAACCATTGCCTCAGAAGCAGAAGAGAAAATGTCTTACATTGCAAGAACGTGGAATCAAGAACAATGCTGCTCAAAGCTTAG TTTCAAACTTCAAACATATCACTGAGGTGAGAAAGGCTGATGCCTTCTTAAGGaaaaggatcagagatggagatttGCAAGCAAATTTTCTATTAGGGCAACTCTACTTTGAAGAG GGGTGCTATGAAACAGCTCTGGAAGAGTTTAACAAAATTAAAGATAAAGACTTCCAAGCTCTCTATCAGCTGGGTGTGATGTATTATGATGGCCTAGGCACCAAGGAGGAACCT tCTCTAGGTGTGGAATATATGAACAGAATTGTAAACACTGATGACCTGCAGGCAAGCCACTTGAAATTTGCTGCATATTACAACCTGGGCATTGCTTCCTTTGAAGGATTTGGAATCCAACAGTCTGATTCAGAGGCAGAAAG ATTGTGGCTCCTTGCTGCAGATGATGGGAACCCAAAAGCAAGTGTAAAAGCCCAGTCTACTCTGGGAATGTTCTATAGCAGACCAGAATCTCAGAATTTGCCAAAG GCTTTTTTTTGGCATTCAGAAGCCTGTGGCAATGGAAGTCTCGAGTCTCAGGGTGCACTGGGTTTAATGTACCTCACCGGACAGGGTATTCACAAGGACGTACAATCAGCTTGTGAATGCCTGAAGGAGGCGTCAAGCAGAGGCAATGTTTATGCTCAGGGTCACTTAGCCGCTTACCTGTACAGTCGTAAAATGTACAATAGTGCTGCTGAACTTGCATACAG GGTTGCCCAGTATGACAATATCCCTTTAATAGCAAAGGAAACTGATTGTCTACCATCTTATATAGCAAAGGGTATCGCCATAGCTGCTTTCTACTATGGGAGATGTTTACAGCTGGGTTTAGGGACAAAGCAGGAtcaaacagaagccagaaaatACTTCAGCAAG GCAATTAACATGGATCATGATATGGCAACTGACTTGCATTTTCAAGTTATAATGGAAAGACTTTGA
- the lrp2bp gene encoding LRP2-binding protein isoform X2: protein MYYDGLGTKEEPVSVEYMNRIVNTDDLQASHLKFAAYYNLGIASFEGFGIQQSDSEAERLWLLAADDGNPKASVKAQSTLGMFYSRPESQNLPKAFFWHSEACGNGSLESQGALGLMYLTGQGIHKDVQSACECLKEASSRGNVYAQGHLAAYLYSRKMYNSAAELAYRVAQYDNIPLIAKETDCLPSYIAKGIAIAAFYYGRCLQLGLGTKQDQTEARKYFSKVRSKNVMINQ, encoded by the exons ATGTATTATGATGGCCTAGGCACCAAGGAGGAACCTGTAA GTGTGGAATATATGAACAGAATTGTAAACACTGATGACCTGCAGGCAAGCCACTTGAAATTTGCTGCATATTACAACCTGGGCATTGCTTCCTTTGAAGGATTTGGAATCCAACAGTCTGATTCAGAGGCAGAAAG ATTGTGGCTCCTTGCTGCAGATGATGGGAACCCAAAAGCAAGTGTAAAAGCCCAGTCTACTCTGGGAATGTTCTATAGCAGACCAGAATCTCAGAATTTGCCAAAG GCTTTTTTTTGGCATTCAGAAGCCTGTGGCAATGGAAGTCTCGAGTCTCAGGGTGCACTGGGTTTAATGTACCTCACCGGACAGGGTATTCACAAGGACGTACAATCAGCTTGTGAATGCCTGAAGGAGGCGTCAAGCAGAGGCAATGTTTATGCTCAGGGTCACTTAGCCGCTTACCTGTACAGTCGTAAAATGTACAATAGTGCTGCTGAACTTGCATACAG GGTTGCCCAGTATGACAATATCCCTTTAATAGCAAAGGAAACTGATTGTCTACCATCTTATATAGCAAAGGGTATCGCCATAGCTGCTTTCTACTATGGGAGATGTTTACAGCTGGGTTTAGGGACAAAGCAGGAtcaaacagaagccagaaaatACTTCAGCAAGGTACGTTCTAAAAATGTTATGATAAATCAATAG